In the genome of Halalkalicoccus subterraneus, one region contains:
- a CDS encoding DUF6276 family protein has translation MDCATCGGETLLVSASDLGAYLPDEPETVAVCRTCLTVAPAETDATDDPSDVTALSTGLPDDPDTALALALLVTLCESLALYRSEIEDLVERIELAGVDPLSALDHLQNDPTVDLALDVERRRHQLVQLLR, from the coding sequence ATGGACTGTGCTACCTGCGGCGGCGAGACGCTGCTCGTTTCCGCATCCGATCTCGGTGCGTATCTACCGGACGAGCCAGAAACCGTCGCCGTCTGTCGAACGTGTCTCACAGTCGCGCCCGCCGAGACCGACGCGACCGACGACCCCTCGGACGTTACAGCGCTCTCGACCGGGCTGCCCGACGATCCGGACACCGCGCTGGCGCTCGCGCTGTTGGTGACGCTCTGTGAGTCGCTCGCGTTGTATCGCTCGGAGATCGAGGATCTCGTCGAGCGCATCGAGCTCGCTGGCGTCGACCCGCTGTCGGCGCTCGACCACCTGCAGAACGATCCCACCGTCGATCTCGCACTCGACGTCGAGCGCCGGCGACACCAGCTCGTACAGCTGCTTCGGTAG
- the prf1 gene encoding peptide chain release factor aRF-1: MSGQDTEESDRKKYEFRRVIEELNDFEGSGTQLVTIYVPDDRQVSDVAAHITQEHSEASNIKSKQTRTNVQDALTSIKDRLKYYDTYPPENGMVLFSGAVDSGGGQTEMITRVLESPPQPVESFRYHCDSDFLTDPLEHMLADQGLYGLVVLDRREANVGWLRGKRVEPVKSASSLVPGKQRKGGQSAQRFARLRLEAIDNFYQEVAGMANDLFVPERHDLEGVLVGGPSPTKDEFLDGDYLHHELQDQVLGKFDVSYTDESGLYDLVDAAQDALADAEVMKDKNQMEEFFKQLHDGGLATYGFEPTRRNLVMGSVDRLLISEDLRKDVVTYDCGAQEEYEVVDQRHSTPEHECEDGSEAEVTEREDVIEHLIAIAEQRGTETKFISTDFEKGEQLYDAFGGIAGILRYETGV; the protein is encoded by the coding sequence ATGAGTGGTCAGGACACGGAGGAGTCCGATAGGAAGAAATACGAGTTCAGGCGGGTGATCGAGGAGCTGAACGACTTCGAGGGGTCGGGCACCCAGCTGGTGACGATCTACGTCCCCGACGACAGACAGGTCTCCGACGTGGCCGCCCACATCACCCAGGAACACTCCGAGGCCTCGAACATCAAGTCCAAACAGACCCGGACGAACGTCCAGGACGCCCTGACGAGCATCAAGGACCGGCTGAAGTACTACGATACCTATCCGCCGGAGAACGGCATGGTGCTGTTTTCCGGTGCGGTCGATTCGGGCGGCGGCCAGACCGAGATGATCACCCGAGTGTTAGAGAGCCCGCCCCAGCCCGTCGAGTCGTTCCGATATCACTGCGATTCCGACTTCCTGACCGACCCCTTAGAGCACATGCTCGCCGACCAGGGGCTGTACGGCCTGGTCGTCCTCGACAGGCGCGAGGCCAACGTCGGCTGGCTCCGGGGTAAACGCGTCGAACCCGTCAAGTCCGCCTCCTCGCTGGTGCCGGGCAAGCAACGAAAGGGTGGCCAGTCCGCCCAACGGTTCGCTCGCCTGCGCCTGGAGGCGATCGACAACTTCTACCAGGAGGTCGCAGGGATGGCAAACGACCTGTTCGTCCCCGAGCGCCACGACCTCGAGGGCGTGCTTGTCGGCGGTCCCTCGCCCACGAAAGACGAGTTCCTCGACGGCGATTACCTCCACCACGAGCTTCAGGATCAGGTCCTCGGGAAATTCGACGTCTCCTACACCGACGAGTCCGGCCTCTACGACCTAGTCGACGCCGCCCAGGACGCGCTCGCGGACGCCGAGGTGATGAAGGACAAGAACCAGATGGAGGAGTTCTTCAAACAGCTCCACGATGGCGGGCTCGCGACCTACGGCTTCGAGCCCACCCGCAGGAACCTCGTGATGGGGTCGGTCGACCGCCTGTTGATCAGCGAGGACCTCCGCAAGGACGTCGTCACGTACGACTGTGGAGCACAGGAGGAGTACGAGGTCGTCGACCAGCGTCACTCGACCCCCGAGCACGAGTGTGAAGACGGCTCCGAGGCCGAGGTCACGGAACGCGAGGACGTCATCGAACACCTGATCGCGATCGCCGAACAGCGCGGCACCGAGACGAAGTTCATCTCGACTGACTTCGAAAAGGGCGAACAGCTCTACGACGCCTTCGGCGGGATCGCAGGCATCCTCCGCTACGAGACCGGCGTCTAA
- the argS gene encoding arginine--tRNA ligase, whose amino-acid sequence MFLSFREEAAEALTEALTALSLPTGDLGLEEPPEDVEAILASSVAFRLAGEAGKAPPEVAGELAEAIGVEGYEYLAGVETQGPYVNFHASDAYYGETLETAREGSYGRLEPTGKEVVVEHTSANPTGPVHVGRARNPIIGDSIARLLDFAGNDVERHYYVNDAGRQMAVFTWAYETFEEGDLPEPDREKADYDLVRYYRKGNRVLEEAPEEEVEAAEAEIQSIMQGLEEGDEATYERVEHVVDTVLGGMRESLSRLPAEFDEFVKETRFIRDGSVEDLVTRLKALDEAVYEEDAWQLDLPDFEKNLVFLRSDGTSLYTTRDLAHHEWKFDEYDHAVTVLGEDHKLQAQQLAAALDLLGNDTDRLDSMFYSYVNLPEGKMSTRAGTGVDLDDLLDEAVSRAREEVETRLDDRIRDDDLTEDDIERIARQVGIGAVRYDIVSKQPSKAITFEWDRALNFEAQSAPYVQYVHARTCGILGEADGEPGTVDPALLDSPEERDLIEVIARFPAVIESAAEDRQPHQVATYTREFAETFNAFYRECQVLSEDEALTEARLALVAASRHTIANALSVLGVEAPESM is encoded by the coding sequence ATGTTCCTTTCGTTCCGTGAGGAGGCCGCCGAAGCGCTCACGGAGGCGCTCACGGCGCTCTCGCTGCCGACCGGTGATCTCGGGCTCGAAGAACCGCCCGAAGACGTCGAGGCGATCCTCGCATCGAGCGTCGCCTTCCGACTCGCCGGCGAAGCCGGAAAGGCCCCCCCAGAGGTCGCCGGAGAACTCGCCGAAGCGATCGGCGTCGAGGGCTATGAGTACCTCGCGGGCGTCGAGACACAGGGGCCATACGTCAACTTCCACGCGAGCGACGCCTACTACGGGGAAACCCTCGAAACCGCCCGCGAAGGGAGCTACGGCCGGCTCGAACCAACCGGGAAGGAGGTGGTCGTCGAGCATACCAGTGCGAACCCCACCGGACCGGTCCACGTCGGCCGGGCGCGCAACCCGATCATCGGGGATTCGATCGCCCGGCTGCTGGATTTCGCGGGCAACGACGTCGAGCGCCACTACTACGTCAACGATGCGGGCCGCCAGATGGCCGTTTTCACCTGGGCCTACGAGACGTTCGAGGAGGGCGACCTCCCGGAACCCGACCGCGAAAAGGCCGACTACGACCTGGTTCGGTACTACCGCAAGGGGAATCGAGTGTTGGAGGAGGCCCCCGAGGAGGAGGTCGAGGCCGCCGAAGCCGAGATCCAGTCGATCATGCAGGGGCTTGAGGAGGGCGACGAGGCGACCTACGAGCGGGTCGAACACGTCGTCGACACGGTACTGGGCGGGATGCGCGAGTCCCTCTCGCGACTGCCCGCCGAGTTCGACGAGTTCGTCAAGGAGACACGTTTCATCCGCGATGGGAGCGTCGAGGACCTCGTTACCCGGCTCAAGGCCCTCGACGAGGCGGTCTACGAGGAGGACGCTTGGCAGCTCGACTTGCCCGACTTCGAGAAGAACCTCGTCTTCCTGCGCTCGGACGGTACCTCGCTCTATACGACCCGCGATCTGGCCCACCACGAGTGGAAGTTCGACGAGTACGACCACGCGGTGACCGTGTTGGGCGAGGACCACAAGCTGCAAGCACAGCAACTGGCCGCCGCGCTCGATCTGCTCGGCAACGACACCGACCGGTTGGATTCGATGTTTTACTCCTACGTCAACCTCCCGGAGGGCAAGATGAGCACCCGCGCGGGCACGGGTGTCGACCTCGACGACCTGCTCGACGAGGCGGTTTCCCGTGCGCGCGAGGAGGTCGAAACCCGGCTCGACGACCGGATCCGCGACGACGACCTCACCGAGGACGACATCGAGCGCATCGCCCGGCAGGTCGGGATCGGTGCGGTTCGCTACGACATCGTCTCGAAACAGCCCTCGAAGGCGATCACCTTCGAGTGGGATCGCGCGCTGAACTTCGAGGCCCAGTCGGCCCCCTACGTCCAGTACGTCCACGCCCGGACCTGTGGGATCCTCGGTGAGGCGGACGGCGAACCCGGTACGGTCGATCCCGCGTTGCTCGACAGCCCCGAAGAACGGGACCTGATCGAGGTGATCGCACGGTTCCCGGCCGTGATCGAATCCGCAGCGGAGGACCGCCAGCCCCATCAGGTCGCAACCTACACCCGCGAGTTCGCCGAAACGTTCAACGCCTTCTACCGGGAGTGTCAGGTGCTCTCCGAGGACGAGGCGCTCACCGAGGCACGCCTCGCACTCGTGGCGGCGTCGCGCCACACCATCGCAAACGCCCTCTCGGTTCTCGGGGTCGAAGCGCCCGAGTCGATGTGA
- a CDS encoding MaoC family dehydratase, with amino-acid sequence MSESESGEETPMGEFVDSWSDASKHVVNSYVEANRAILAGMGLSSPAEAEQDPAPITSLTYGSTDWSMERSVDTREDLAVGEYVEFTKPLTDRDVHAFAQASGDTNRLHLDQRFAEKSRFGGRIVHGTLVAGLISAALARLPGLTIYLSESMEFKGPAQIGSVLTARCEIVEDLGEDKYRLAANVTTADGATLIDGEAVVLIDEMPY; translated from the coding sequence ATGAGCGAGAGCGAAAGCGGCGAGGAGACGCCGATGGGTGAGTTCGTCGATTCGTGGTCGGACGCCTCGAAACACGTCGTCAACAGCTACGTCGAGGCCAATCGAGCGATCCTCGCGGGGATGGGTCTCTCTTCGCCCGCCGAAGCTGAACAGGATCCCGCCCCGATCACTTCGCTGACGTACGGTTCTACCGACTGGTCGATGGAGCGCTCTGTCGACACCAGGGAGGACCTCGCCGTCGGCGAGTACGTCGAGTTCACGAAACCCCTGACCGACAGGGACGTCCACGCCTTCGCACAGGCAAGCGGCGACACCAACCGCCTGCATCTCGACCAGCGCTTCGCCGAGAAGTCGCGTTTCGGCGGGCGAATCGTCCACGGGACGCTGGTCGCCGGACTGATCAGCGCCGCCCTCGCGCGCCTGCCGGGGTTGACGATCTACCTCTCGGAGAGCATGGAGTTCAAGGGACCGGCGCAGATCGGCTCCGTTCTGACCGCGCGCTGCGAGATCGTCGAGGACCTCGGTGAGGACAAGTACCGGCTGGCCGCGAACGTCACGACCGCCGACGGCGCGACGCTGATCGACGGCGAGGCGGTCGTGCTCATCGACGAGATGCCCTACTAG
- the twy1 gene encoding 4-demethylwyosine synthase TYW1, giving the protein MSGPKQVSSPDYHSENHTAAQTCGWTANALRGEGKCYKYAFYGIESHRCIQMTPVVKCNERCVFCWRDHQGHAYELGDVEWDDPEAVVDASIRLQKKLLSGFGGNDEVPREVFEESMEPRHVAISLDGEPTLYPYLPELIDAFSDRGITTFLVSNGTDPEMLARCDPTQLYVSVDAAERATFDRVVRSVEDDAWERLIDTMDVLAGKDDTRTVLRTTLVGGENMHDPDWYAAFYDRADPDFVELKAYMHVGHSQGRLDRSAMPDHEDVVAFAEDVREYMPDHEYLNDVPVSRVALLSKTEETWVPKLKKGSEFWEDDPLAAD; this is encoded by the coding sequence ATGAGCGGCCCGAAGCAGGTGTCCTCTCCGGACTACCACAGCGAGAACCACACCGCCGCCCAGACCTGCGGGTGGACTGCCAACGCCTTGCGGGGCGAGGGAAAGTGCTACAAATACGCCTTCTATGGTATCGAATCCCATCGCTGCATCCAGATGACGCCCGTCGTCAAGTGCAACGAGCGGTGTGTCTTCTGCTGGCGCGATCACCAGGGTCACGCCTACGAACTCGGCGACGTCGAGTGGGACGATCCCGAGGCCGTCGTCGACGCGAGCATCCGGCTCCAGAAGAAACTGCTCTCGGGCTTCGGCGGCAACGACGAGGTCCCACGGGAGGTCTTCGAGGAGTCGATGGAGCCACGGCACGTCGCCATCTCGCTCGACGGTGAACCCACGCTCTATCCGTATCTGCCGGAACTCATCGACGCCTTCAGTGATCGAGGAATCACCACGTTCCTCGTCTCCAACGGGACCGACCCCGAGATGCTCGCGCGCTGTGATCCCACCCAACTCTACGTCAGTGTCGATGCCGCCGAGCGCGCCACGTTCGACCGGGTCGTGCGGTCGGTCGAGGACGACGCCTGGGAGCGGTTGATCGACACGATGGACGTCCTCGCCGGGAAAGACGACACCCGGACTGTCCTCCGAACGACGCTCGTCGGCGGCGAGAACATGCATGACCCCGACTGGTACGCCGCCTTTTATGACAGAGCCGACCCCGACTTCGTCGAACTCAAAGCCTACATGCACGTTGGCCATTCACAGGGCCGACTCGACCGTTCTGCGATGCCGGACCACGAGGACGTGGTTGCGTTCGCCGAGGACGTTCGGGAGTACATGCCCGACCACGAGTACCTCAACGACGTGCCGGTCTCGCGGGTCGCGCTGCTCTCGAAGACCGAGGAGACGTGGGTGCCGAAGTTGAAGAAAGGAAGCGAGTTCTGGGAGGACGACCCGCTCGCGGCCGACTAG
- a CDS encoding DUF120 domain-containing protein, producing the protein MSQTAVRGIESDELLALRQLGLDGALSGEAKISCSALADRLETSSQTASRRLQALEAADLIDRETITDGQWIAITEAGERALRAEYDAYRRLFEGRSSVALEGRVTGGMGEGKHYISLPGYMAQFGDRLGYEPFPGTLNVDLDEESLRRRGAMEAFEPIHIDGWEDEDRTYGPCVCYPATVVSDSETEYDGAHVIAPERTHHDEDQLELIAPVKLRDELGLADGDRVTVRVEEK; encoded by the coding sequence ATGTCCCAAACCGCGGTACGGGGAATCGAGTCCGACGAACTCCTCGCCCTCCGGCAGTTGGGGTTGGACGGCGCGCTCTCGGGGGAGGCGAAGATCTCGTGTTCGGCACTCGCCGACAGGTTAGAGACGTCGAGTCAGACCGCTTCTAGGCGATTACAGGCGCTCGAAGCCGCCGATCTGATCGACCGGGAAACGATCACGGACGGCCAGTGGATCGCAATCACCGAGGCCGGCGAGCGTGCGCTCCGTGCGGAGTACGACGCCTACCGGCGCCTCTTCGAGGGACGGTCGAGCGTCGCCCTCGAGGGGCGCGTTACGGGCGGGATGGGTGAAGGGAAACACTACATCTCGCTTCCGGGCTACATGGCGCAGTTCGGCGATCGACTGGGCTACGAGCCGTTCCCGGGCACTCTGAACGTCGACCTCGACGAGGAGAGCCTCCGGCGACGCGGTGCGATGGAGGCGTTCGAGCCGATCCACATCGACGGTTGGGAGGACGAGGACCGAACCTACGGGCCCTGTGTCTGTTATCCGGCGACCGTCGTCTCCGATTCGGAGACCGAATACGACGGGGCCCACGTAATCGCCCCTGAGCGCACCCATCACGACGAGGACCAACTCGAACTGATCGCGCCGGTGAAACTCCGCGATGAACTCGGACTCGCCGACGGGGATCGCGTCACCGTCCGGGTGGAAGAGAAATGA
- the ribB gene encoding 3,4-dihydroxy-2-butanone-4-phosphate synthase produces the protein MTQRQTNSAKRAVEAFRAGSPVLIHDAAEREGETDLIYPAGAVNPADVARMRNDAGGLVCVALSSSVADTLDLPFVQDVLDHPTANDHDLAYDDRSSFSLTVNHRDTRTGITDADRALTITALAEAASDPDPDGFAETFRAPGHVHLLRAAEGLLNDREGHTEFGVALAEAADLPPAVVVCEMLDDHTGEALSPADARAYAERHDLPYLEGRDLLGTLR, from the coding sequence ATGACTCAACGACAGACGAACTCGGCGAAACGGGCCGTCGAGGCGTTTCGCGCCGGCTCGCCCGTGTTGATCCACGACGCCGCAGAGCGCGAGGGCGAGACCGACCTGATCTACCCCGCAGGCGCGGTCAATCCCGCGGACGTCGCGCGGATGCGAAACGACGCCGGCGGGCTGGTCTGTGTCGCACTCTCCTCGAGCGTGGCCGATACCCTCGACCTCCCGTTCGTTCAGGACGTACTCGACCACCCGACTGCGAACGACCACGATCTGGCCTACGACGACCGTTCGTCGTTCTCGCTCACCGTCAACCACCGCGACACCCGGACGGGGATCACCGACGCCGACCGCGCGCTGACGATCACGGCGCTTGCAGAGGCCGCAAGCGACCCCGATCCCGACGGGTTCGCGGAGACGTTTCGCGCACCGGGTCACGTCCACCTGCTGCGAGCCGCCGAGGGATTGCTCAACGATCGCGAGGGCCACACCGAGTTCGGCGTCGCGCTCGCAGAGGCTGCGGACCTGCCGCCCGCGGTCGTCGTCTGCGAGATGCTTGATGACCATACGGGCGAAGCGCTCTCGCCCGCTGACGCGCGGGCGTACGCCGAGCGCCACGACCTCCCCTACCTCGAGGGGCGGGACCTGCTCGGAACGCTCCGCTGA
- a CDS encoding branched-chain amino acid transaminase, whose translation MGFDEMDVDTIWMDGEFVDWDDAQIHVLSHGLHYGTGVFEGIRCYDTEEGPAIFRWDEHAKRLYDSGQPYGLEIDHEPEELEEATKELIRRQELESCYIRPIAFYGYDSLGVGPGDCPTRIAIAAWPWGAYLGEEAIEEGVEVKVSSWRKHASSQIPTNAKTTGLYVNSMLAGEEARREGYVEALVLNKEGNVAEGPGENLFLVRDGELYTPGLSESILDGITRNSVIEIARDLGYTVHDEVTISRGELHTADELFFTGTAAEVTPIKQVDNVTVGERGPVTEEIQSRFFDVVERRTDDYDDWFSYV comes from the coding sequence ATGGGATTCGACGAGATGGACGTCGATACGATCTGGATGGACGGCGAGTTCGTCGACTGGGACGACGCCCAGATCCACGTCCTGAGCCACGGACTCCACTACGGTACCGGCGTCTTCGAGGGGATCCGTTGTTACGACACCGAGGAGGGCCCGGCGATCTTCCGCTGGGACGAACACGCGAAACGACTCTACGACTCGGGCCAGCCCTACGGACTCGAGATCGACCACGAGCCCGAGGAACTCGAGGAGGCGACCAAGGAACTCATTCGCCGCCAGGAACTCGAATCGTGTTACATCCGTCCGATCGCTTTTTATGGGTACGACAGTCTGGGCGTGGGCCCGGGGGATTGTCCCACCCGGATCGCGATCGCGGCGTGGCCGTGGGGGGCGTATCTCGGCGAGGAGGCCATCGAGGAAGGCGTCGAGGTGAAAGTCTCCTCGTGGCGCAAACACGCCTCGAGTCAGATCCCCACCAACGCCAAGACCACCGGGCTGTACGTCAACAGCATGCTCGCGGGCGAGGAAGCCCGCCGTGAGGGCTACGTCGAGGCGCTCGTCTTGAACAAGGAGGGTAACGTCGCGGAAGGTCCCGGCGAGAACCTCTTTCTGGTCCGCGACGGCGAACTCTACACGCCCGGGCTTTCGGAGAGCATCCTCGACGGCATCACCCGAAACAGCGTCATCGAAATCGCCCGCGATCTGGGGTATACCGTCCACGACGAGGTGACGATCAGCCGTGGTGAGCTTCACACCGCCGACGAACTGTTCTTTACGGGCACCGCCGCGGAGGTCACGCCGATCAAGCAGGTCGACAACGTCACGGTCGGTGAACGTGGGCCCGTCACCGAGGAGATCCAGTCGCGATTCTTCGACGTCGTCGAGCGCCGGACCGACGACTACGACGACTGGTTCAGCTACGTCTGA
- the tatC gene encoding twin-arginine translocase subunit TatC, which translates to MGEQRADDLVADGGTSTAAATGDEGDVGGISAPSEDQEMPLADHIEEMIKRLAIVIVVAGSVSIVVFPLADELITFLWYSVLPEGNVAQPRVYGPLEFVLARIKVASLGGLIIALPVMVYQTYRFMRPGLYKNERKYYLAAVPTSLVLAVVGVLFAYFVVLPAVFTYFLTYSQDAGEIAFGLGDTFGLMLILIAYLAIVFQIPLIIMLAIMMGITTRQWLTDKRLYFWGAFLGLAFVSSPDPTGMAPIIIALTMVTLFEGTLLVLKWVGR; encoded by the coding sequence ATGGGCGAGCAGCGTGCCGACGATCTCGTCGCTGACGGCGGAACCTCGACAGCCGCCGCCACGGGCGACGAGGGTGACGTCGGGGGCATCTCCGCGCCCAGCGAGGACCAGGAGATGCCGCTCGCCGATCACATCGAGGAGATGATAAAACGGCTGGCGATCGTCATCGTCGTCGCCGGCTCGGTCAGCATCGTCGTCTTCCCGCTCGCCGACGAGCTCATCACCTTTCTGTGGTACTCCGTGCTGCCGGAGGGCAACGTCGCCCAGCCTCGCGTCTACGGTCCCCTCGAGTTCGTCCTCGCGCGGATCAAGGTCGCCAGTCTAGGGGGACTGATCATCGCGCTGCCGGTGATGGTCTATCAGACCTACCGGTTCATGCGCCCCGGCCTCTATAAAAACGAGCGCAAGTACTACCTCGCGGCCGTCCCGACGAGCCTCGTGCTCGCGGTCGTCGGCGTGCTCTTCGCGTACTTCGTGGTCCTGCCCGCCGTCTTCACCTACTTCCTCACCTACTCGCAAGACGCCGGGGAGATCGCGTTCGGGCTGGGCGATACCTTCGGGCTGATGTTGATCCTGATCGCCTATCTCGCCATCGTTTTCCAGATCCCGCTGATCATCATGCTCGCGATCATGATGGGAATCACCACCAGACAGTGGCTCACCGACAAGCGCCTGTACTTCTGGGGGGCGTTTCTGGGGCTGGCGTTCGTCTCCAGTCCTGATCCGACCGGCATGGCACCCATCATCATCGCGCTGACGATGGTCACCCTCTTCGAGGGAACCCTGCTGGTACTCAAGTGGGTCGGTCGCTGA